Genomic window (Nitrospira sp.):
TCTCCCCAGATGTGATCCGCCGGCGACAGTATAACGTATTATTACGTAATGGTGTTGTCACGGGCATGCTCCTGTGTTGTCTGCCGTTGGGCATCGAACTGCTGTCGGTTGCTGTTACTGGGCGACGGGGGGCGGTTTCGGAGCGCTGGTCGGGCCCGCCTCCCCCGATCTGAGGAATTGCCGGAACTCGACGGCGTGGTTGCCTTTGCCGTCATTGGTCCAGAAGCGGCCCGGCTCGAAATAGAGAATGTAATCGCGCGGCGGAGGGGGCGTGGTGGGATAATTACGATAGTAGAGATCGGATGTTCGAATCGGAATCGGCGTCCTGAACTGTTCGATGGTGAGATAGAGATAGGGGTCTCGAATCGCGAGCCACCCCTCCACGACCACTCGGTCATACTTGGTCAACTGCGGCGTTCGAGTCTGAAAATATACCCGCTCGTTCGGACCGGCTTTCTGCAGGGCCTCTGAAAGGTACGGCGCCAATTCGCGTAGTTCATCCTCCCGCAGCAACGGATTCGGCGGCATCTCCTCGGCAAACCAACGTAGGGGCAGCCGCTGCTGCTCGCGAATCGAGAAGCCCTTCAGGATAGCCGCCATTTCGGCGGGGGGAACCTGCACCGGATGGGTATAGCCGCGGGACTCGACTTCCCGTTGAAGGGTCACCAGGATCTGTTCATCCTCCTGGACCGTTGCCGTCGTGTAGGGCAGCCTGGCGCATCCCACGTTCATGGATCCCACCCCCGCCAGAAGCGACAGACTCAGTAACGCGACCGATCGCACATTCCGCTCAAACCATCTCCCTCGCATTGCACTCCTCCTCCACTGGCACAAGACCTTAGCTTCCCGGCACCGCATAACCGGCCCGGCGCACAGCCGACTGTCCTTCGGCGCTTTGGATAAAATCGAGAAATGTTTCGCAGAGCGTGCGATTCGGGCAATACCGTTCCATGGCCATCGAATGCACGGCCGGTTGGTACCCGTCTTGTATGACCGCAACCACCCGTAACCGCTCCTGTTCTTTGACCGCCTCATGACCGTAGACAATTCCCGCGTCTGCCTGGCCTCCGAGTACATGGTCCACGACTCCTCGTGAATCAGTGGCTTCATGCAGTCGGCCCGCAAAGGTAGAGCCAAGCCCTAGAGAGCTCAGCGCTTCCTGCGTTTGTTTGCCGAGGTAGGTGAGGCCATGGTCTGCGACCGCCAAGCGGGCGGTGCTCCGACTCATCGCTTCCAGGGATTCCGGCGCTTCGACCAACGATTCCGGCACGACTAAGACGAGTTGGTCTTTCGCATAGGATCGTTTCGTGCCCGGCAGCACATAATATTTCGTCTCCAATCGTGAGATGAGCTCATCGCCTCCCGGCGCGACCAGATGGATCGGGCCCGTCTCTATGAAATAGCGGCCCACCATGCTGTTTTGCATTCCTGCAATGCCTTGTCTCATGGCCAATGCCGCATTGAAATGGAGCTTGACCCGAATACCGGGATGAGACCGCTCGAAACTCGTGGCGAGTTGCTCCAAGACCCCCTTAAGGCTGGGGGAAGCCGCGATCACCAGTTGTTCGAAGGCGTGCCCGGAAGTCGCAGAAACGGGAAGGAGAGCGACGGCGAGGAGGAGGAACATGAGCCGAACGAGCTTCATCGGCGGTCTCCCGGGGTGACCCGATTCATGATCGCAAGATGTGCACCTTGCCGGTCTCGCTCGTATCGTAGCCACCGAGGGCTTCGATCTCGTTGCGAAACGGACGGCTGACGATCGTCTCGAAGAGATTGGCCAACGTAGGATGAGACTTCAGATAGGTCTTGGGTACGACGAGGTCGTAGCGGGCCGACTGCAGCGGCACGAAGTCCAGATCGAAGTATTGCGCCGCCGAGCGAATACCGATGCCGACATCCGCGTGGTGCCCCGCAATCGCCCGAGCCACTTCGAAGTGAGAGAACACCATTCGGTCATAGCCCCGCACCTGTGCGGGGTCGACCCCTGCCTCGCGCAATTGCCGATCGAGAAGGAGACGCGCCCCCGACCCTTCTTCCCGATTCAGGAATGTCACCGTGGCGTCGGCAAGGTCGACGGCTGCGCGAATCGACTTGGGATTCCCCTTGCGAACAAGAAACCCTTCCTCCCAGGTTGCGAAGGTGACCACGTCGTAGGCGGAACCTTTTAGGGCACGCCGAACAAAGGGAAGGTTTGACTCTCCGGTGGCGGGATCAAATAAGTGCAACCCAGCGACGTGAACCTCTCCACGCTGGAGCGAACGAAGCGCCGCCATACTGCCCATAGTCCAGCCGACGACCGACGTCTGGTCCTTCCGCCTCCTCATATGTTCGCCCGCGAGGAAGATGGCCGGATCGCAGCCGGCCACGGAAATTTGCTGTTCGATCACGTGGCGGTCACGCGACAGCATGACTTCCACCGTGGCTCCTTCACCCGGGGAAAGAGGCTCGCTCAGATAGCCATCCGCGCCCACGGTGCAGGACAGGACGTCGCCAAGCCCTGTCACGGGACGCACGACGATTCGGGACCCCACCATCGCGACCTTGACGCGAACCGGCGGGCGTGAAGGATCTCGTTCGGAGACCGTGCCGATGAAAGTGCCCCGGATCGGTTCGATGGGCCGGGCAAGACTAAACAGGTCTTCGACTCGACAGGAGAGAACGGCTGCAAGCCTGAGGGCGACAGCAGTGGTGGGCAGATAGAGGTTGGATTCGATCGACGACACAGCCTGACGGGTGACGCCGGCTCTTGAGGCCAACTCACCTTGCGACAGACCGCGCGCCGTGCGCAGCTTCTTCAACTCGTTCCGAAAATGGTCGGCGGATTCAGCCTGGTGTCTGACGCCCATGACGGGGCCATATAGCAAGTATACATTTATAATGTCAAGTATACTGTCCTATTTTTTTCTTGTCTCTCCACTTTCGTCCTCAAACAGTGGTTGTACTTTCTGTCTCTTGCTTGGTTGAACAGAATCTATTGTTGACAAACTAGATTCAGTTAATTTATAAATGGCGAACTTAATTCCAATCGGAATAGTAGGAATTATGCTGCATCAAGCCAATATTGCTCTTCGGAAGCATCCGCTCCGACTCGTGCTCCTCGTCTTCGTTGTATTGGCACTCACGATTTCGCCACAACCGGCCATCGCGTTCAATTGGGTCCCGACTGACGAGGAATTAAAGAAGTACCGCCAGGGTTGGAATCCATTTTCCGAGGGACCGTTGCTGATCCAGTCCGTGGATATTCATCCAAAGGGCCAGCTCTCAGTCCGCCCCTTCGTCTTTTCGTCGATCTCCGAGAAGAGCTACGGCAATACGCTGTCTTTGCCGAACCATGCCAATCCGGGACCGGTCCACACCTACGCGGTGTCGCCTTTGATTACAGGCGCCTACGGCCTGACCAATCACGTGGAGCTCGGTCTGGCCACCTCGATGATTGCGTTCTGGTCCAAGGACTCTCAGGCCTACAACGAAGGAAAAGGCGGCCCCTGGTTTACCGACACGGGCATGGGCGATACCTCGATCGTCATGAAGTACCGACCGGTCGTCCAGGATCCCGATACCGCGCGACCTTCGTTTACGCTGTACTCGCAAATCGTGCTCCCTACCAGTCGATGGACCGATACCAACCGGCCTCCCGGCGGTTTCGCGCCTCTTGGCCGTCTCCCCGCCACAAGGTTCGGGGAGTTGGGATTCACCGAAGGGTTGACGTTCAGAAAGAACTTGAAGCCCTTCAGGATCAGCGGAGGGGTCTACTACACCTTTTCGGCACCGGGCAGCGATAACGGCACGACCACCTATGTCGGCGACGTCATCAACACCAGATTGATCTTCGAGCACTTCCTCAATGATAAGCAGGGTCTGGCCTACAACCTCGAATTCGTCACGGTCAGCACCGCGACCTGGCGCGCAGACGGCCACGCGATCAATCGCGGTCCCATCAACGGATCCACCGTGATCGGCGTGGAGCCGGCCATTCAGTTCAAATTCACCGACTCTCTGGTCGGAGCGGTCGGCGTGCTGTTCACGGTTGCGGGCCAGAACGCGGGGGATGCCATTTATCCTAATTTTTCCATGCAGTGGTACTGGAACAAGGGCAAGAAGGTCATCATGCGGTAACCAGTCGCCGACTTGGGATGGGACGCCGGCCGGCTTGATTATGGACGAGCAATCTGGGACACATACGCAGAATCACGCCGGTGTCGAACAGGCCATGCCGGCAGCTTTGAAGGGCATCCGCTTTGGTTCCGTGGAGATCCTCGTTCATGACTCCAACGTGGTCCGGATCGAACGGAAGGAAAAGACACGATTCGACAAGTAGGACGGAAAGACATATGACGGACACTCCTCTTGAGCGGCCCCCTCACATCGGCATCATCGCCGGGACGGCCGAAGGTGCGGCGCTCTGCTATCGGACCTTGTGTCACGAGGCGGAGAAGTTCATGGGCCGTCATGCCCATCCTGAAATCACGCTGCATACGTTCTCGCTGCGTTCGTACTTCGATCTCATCGACCGTGACGATTGGTCCGGTGTCGCAGATCTCTTATCGCGATCGGCGAGCACACTGGCGAACGCGGGGGCAGACCTGATCATCTGCCCGAACAATACGTTGCACCGCGCCTACGATCTGGTCCATTCACCGGTACCCTGGCTCCATATCGCGGCAGTGGTGTCGGAAGAAGCGGCCGGCAGAAAGTTTCAACGCGTGGGACTCCTGGGCACCCAGACCGTGATGGAGGGCACGATCTATCTTCCACACCTGACTCGAAGAGGAATCGAACCGGTGATTCCGGATACTCAAGCGAGGATCCGCATTCAACACATTATCCGGACCGAACTGATCGGAGGGTACAGCAATCCCGAATCACGCTCATATCTGCGGGAAGTCATTGCCGAGCTTGCGGCCACGGGAGCCGAGGCCGTCATCTTGGGCTGCACGGAGCTCCCGTTGATCCTGTCGGACGAGCTGTCGCCGATTCCGCTCTTGGATTCCACACGGTTGCTGGCCGGGTCCGCGCTGCAGCGTGTCACGTCGCGCCGAAGGGATCCTGCCGTTCGTAACAATAGGCCTGTCATCGCCGGACATGAGGAATATTCACGATAAGGAGCACCATGCCTCTCATCATCTCGATTGCATGTGCCGCTTGGTTTATGGTTATCCTTCCGACCTTCGTCGCCGCAGGCGATACGATCCGCGTGGGCCACTTTCCCAACGTGACGCATGTCCAAGGCGTGGTCGCACAGCATCTTTCGCGGACCGGCCGCGGCTGGTTTGAAGAGCGGCTGGGAAAGGACGTCAAAATTGAATGGTACGTCTATAATGCAGGGCCGAGCGCGATGGAGGCGATCCTGGCGGATTCCATCGACCTCGCCTATGTCGGTCCGAGCCCCGCGTTGAACACCTATACGAAATCCGGCGGAGAGGAAATTCGCATCATTGCGGGAGCGGCTGCCGGAGGGGCCGCCCTCGTCGTCCAACCGGATTCCGGCCTCGCGAAGCCGGCGGATTTTCGCGGAAAGACCATCGCCACGCCGCAGCTCGGCAACACCCAGGACGTCGCCTGCCGGGCGTGGCTGAGCAACGGGGGATTGAGGATCACGCAGACCGGCGGTGATGCCTTTATCGTTCCGACGGCAAACCCGGAGCAGTTCGCGCTCTTCAAAAGCAAGAAGCTCGACGCCGTCTGGACCGTGGAACCGTGGGTCTCCCGGTTGGAGCGCGACGCAGGAGGAAAAATCCTCGTGGAGCAATCGAAGGACAGCATCACCGTCCTCGTGTCGAGCGTGAAGTTTCTGAAATCAAAGCGGGAACTGGTCAAACGGTTCGCACAGGCCCATCGAGAACTGACCGCGTGGATTGTCGAGCATCCGGACGAAGCGAAGCGAATGATCCAGCAGGAACTGGTCGCCGAGACCCGCGCAGAGGTGTCCGCGGATTTGATCGGGCTGGCCTGGAAACGGATCGCACTGACCGGCGACGTCGCGCTCGACGAATACCAACACTTCCTTGCGAATGCACAGCGCGCCGGCTTCATCCGTCAGACACCCGACCTCTCCCGGCTCATAGAAAGGCTGCGCTGACATGCTCGCGCCCGAACAGGCTCCTGTACGAGTCGCGGACACGAAACTGGTTCTCGAACACGTGTCGAAGTGGTTCAAGACCCGCTCGTTGAACGTCCACGCGCTCGACGATGTCACGCTTCGGATCGCCGAGGGGGAGTTCGTCTGCCTCGTGGGACCGAGCGGCTGCGGGAAATCGACCTTGCTCAATATCATTGCCGGCCTCGACCGAGCCGACCGCGGCCTCGTGCAAGCCGACGGACAGCCGATCACCGGCCCAGGTCCGCACCGCCTCATGATGTTCCAGGAAGCCGCCCTCTTCCCTTGGCTCACGGTGCTGGGCAACGTGCTGTTCGGTCTGAAGCTCAACAGCGGATTGAATGCGGCAGAACGCCGTGAGAAAGCCGAGTATTTTCTCGAACTCGTCGGCCTGAAGCGCTTCATGCACTCCAACGTCCACGAGCTCTCCGGCGGCATGAAGCAGCGTGTGGCGCTGGCCCGCGCGCTGGCGCCGCAACCGAGCGTGTTGCTGATGGATGAACCGTTCGCCGCGTTGGACGCCTTGACGCGCGAACAACTGTACGGCGACCTCCAGCGCATTTGGAGCCACCATCGTAAAACCATCGTCTTCGTCACACACAACGTGCGCGAAGCCGTGTGTCTCGGAAGCCGTGTCATTCTCTTTTCCCCGCATCCCGGACGGATTCGCGAAGAATTCGCCATTCCCCTGCCGCGGCCCCGCGACATCAACAGCGTCGAACTCGCCCGCTATGCAACGGAGATCACACGGGTCTTGAAAGGATACGTGCAGTCGGAGGTGGCAGGATGATCGTACGATGGCTGGCCGCCATGCTCTTCTTCGTCGGACTGGTCCTGGCGTGGCACCTGGTGGTGCAGGCTCATATTTGGTCCCCGCTCCTGCTCCCTTCCCCGGCCGGCGTCTTCGAGTATCTCCGGAGCGCCGCCCAGGACGGTTCGCTCTTGGAGGCCACGGTCGTGACCGTCCGACGGCTGCTCATCGGGTACGGTTTGGGTATTGTGGTCGGTCTTCCGCTCGGCCTCCTGACGGCATCCTCCCGATGGAGCCACGACACGATCGGCATTCTGGCGCTTGGACTCCAGACGCTTCCCAGCGTCTGTTGGGTGCCGCTGGCCTTGCTCTGGTTCGGGCAGACTGAATCCGCCATGCTCTTTGTGGTCGTGATGGGAACCCTGTGGTCGCTCATCATCGCGACCGACAACGGCGTGAGGACCATCCCGCCCATCTACACACGCGCGGCCCGGAGCATGGGCTCGACCGGCCTGCACACCTGGACTCACGTGGTCCTGCCCGCCGCGCTCCCCTTCCTCCTGAGCGGGATGAAGCAAGGCTGGGCGTTCGCCTGGCGCTCCCTCATGGCCGCCGAAATCTTCGTGACGATCCTGACGGGGTTCGGCCTCGGACATCTGTTGCACTACGGTCGGGAATTGAACGCGATGGATCAAGTCATCGGAGTCATGCTGGTGATCGTGGTGATCGGTCTCGCCGTGGACAAGACCTTGTTCGCTCCGATCGAACGGTTCCTCCATCGACGTTGGGGAACCGCCCAACACTAACCCCAATTCGAACGTAATTCCATCGGCCTGGCCGTGCGCCGCAGCGGGTGTTGCGGCGATTGGGCGCCCATCTCACCCGCCCGCCCCGACCGCGCCAACACGCGGTCTCTACCCGAAGCGCCCAGCGGAAGGAATACGGCGACTCAGGTCGTCGGGTAGCAGGTCAGTGTCCCCTTGCGTCATGCCCGCGAAGGCGGGCATCCACTCCTCGATCAAGACTCCATACGGAGGAGAAGACCTTGACTGGATTCCCGCTTCCGCGGGAATGACAAACTTCAGTGGATCTGATGGCAAACTGACCCGCTGCCGGTCACCGGTTCAACTGGCACCCAATTTGTCGGTATGATACGGTAGCGCCATGAACCGCTCTCCGACGGGGTGGTTTCGCCATCTCTCGATCGGACAAAAGTTTCTCGTCTCCTTTGGGCTGATCCTCTCGCTCTTGGCGCTGAGCCTGACGGCGCTCTTGTTCTATCTCTCCCGCATCAACAGCTATGTCGACCGACATAAGCGGATCACCGTCCCCGCCATCGTCACCGCCGCCGACATGCAGCGGGATGCCTATGACCTGAAGCTGGCCCTGCATCTTCACGTTGAACGGAACTCCTCCGATTCTCTGACCGAGACGCTCGCCGAGATGGATCGCCACACCGCGGATATCCGAAACGCGCTGGACCTTTACAAGCGCACTCATGCGGCGCGCACCCATCCCGTCCTGTACGGGATGTTGGAGGAGCATCGGCGCATCGATCTGGCGGACAGGGAGGATCGGGCGATCGAGGATATCGCCGCGTCGCTGGCTGAACTGACCGCCGCGTGGAAGCGTTTGCCCGTGCAGATCGCCCCAGCCCGACCGGACATGGCGTTGACCGATCGGCTCATGACGCGAGTCCTCGACGGCCTCAATCAACTCGTCGAAGCCCACACACAGATCGACATTGAAATGAAACACGAAGGGGATCGTCTGCTCGGCCGTGCGCGCCTCATCGCGTTGGCTCTGACCCTGTTGCTGGGCCTGGTCATCGCCGCCACCTATGTGCTGGCCACCAGGCACATTGCCCGTCCGCTCACGACGTTGGCCGCAACAGCCGATCAAGTCGCCCATCACGATCTCACAGCCCAGTTCATGCCTTGGCCCAGTCGCGACGAGGTCGGCACGCTCGCGGGCTCGCTGGCTACCATGCTGGCCGGCTTGCGGGAACACAGCACCGCGCTCATCCGCAAAACCAAAGAGCTCGAAGCCTTCACCTATTCGATCGCGCACGACCTCAAAGGTCCATTGCGCGAGATCGAAGGCTTCTCGTCGCTGCTGGAGAAGCAGTTCGCCGATTCCGGAGACGCGCAAGCCAACCATCACATCGGGGTGATCAGGTCCTCGGCCATCCGGCTGACGCACATGATCGACGCGTTATTGAAATATTCCCGGCTCGAGCAGCAGGAACTCCCCAAACAACGGTTCAACGTGCGGGACATGATCCAAAACCTGGTCAACGACCGGTCGGCTTCCGGGCAGATCGCGGATCGGGCGGTTCACGTCGATCTCCCGTTCGATGAGCTCTACGGAGAGCCCGTCAGCGTCCGACAGGCTCTCGCCAATATATTCGACAACGCGGTCAAATTTTCCCGCGGCCGACCGAATCCAGACATTCGTATCAGCGGCGCGGAAGACCCCGTGCAACAGGTGATCCGAATCACGGATAACGGGATCGGCATCGAAGCGGCTCAGACCGAGAAGATCTTCGGGCTATTCGAGCGCCTGCACGGCCCTCAGGACTACGAAGGCACCGGGGTCGGACTGGCGATCGTGAAACTGGTCATGGACAAGCATCACGGTCGAGTCTGGGTCGAATCGACGCCAGGCACTGGGAGTACGTTTTCTCTCGCGTTCCCTCACGGGAACATCGGCACGTGAGTTTTTGAAACCGTCGCTCCGTGCGGGAAGACAGAAAGAGAATAGGAACGGCGACAGACGACATGCGCGCCCTCATCATCGACGACGAAGAATATGTCCGCCTGGTGCTCCAGCAGGCCCTGCGGGAGGAGGGCTGCGAGGTGACCGCGGCCAAGAACGGCAAGATCGGCATCGAACTGCTCCAATCGACCACGTTCGACTTCGTCGTCACCGATCTCCGCATGCCGGGCATCGACGGCAAAGCCGTGTTGAAATGGGTCAAGGAGCACCAGGCCGAGGTCGATGTCGTGGTGCTGACCGGACACGGCGACGTCAAGGATGCCGTCGAGGCCATGCGACGAGGGGCGTGGGACTTTCTGATCAAGGACACGCCGTTCGATGCGACCGTCGTCAAGTCGGCCCTGGCCAAACTGCGCACCATGCGCGCGCTGCGAAAAGAGAATCTCGCGGCTCGCCACGGGGGATTCAGTCGCGACGTGATCGTGGAGGGAACGAGCCACGCCTGGCGGCAGCTCAGAACTCAGATTACGAAGGTCGCTCCCTCGAATGCGCCGATCCTCATTCAGGGCGAGACCGGCTCCGGCAAAGAAGTCGTGGCGCGGCTGCTGCATGATCTCAGCACCCGGGCGAGCGGCCCGTTCTTGTCCGTCAACTGCGGCGCCGTGAACCGGGAACTGCTGGAAAGTGAGCTGTTCGGGCACGAGCGAGGGTCGTTCACGGGCGCAACATCGCCCAAGCAGGGTCTCGTCGAAGCCGCTGAGGGCGGCACACTTTTTCTCGACGAGATCGGCGAGATGCCGGGACCGATGCAGGTGACTCTCCTACGATTTCTCGATCGAGGCGAGTACCGACCGGTGGGCAGCACGAGAACTCTGCACGCCGACGTGCGCCTCGTCGGAGCGACGAATCAGGACATCCAGGCGCTGGTCGGGCAAGGACGCTTCCGCGAAGATCTGTTCTATCGGATCAATACCGTGACCCTGCAGGTCCCGCCGCTTCGTGAGCGCACGGAAGACATTGCGCCCCTGGCCGAACATCTTCTCCACAACGTCCGGGCTCCGGGATCTTCGATCCGCCGACTTTCGGCGAATGCGCTCGGACGGCTGACATCCTACCGGTGGCCCGGCAATATTCGAGAACTGCGCAACGTCATTGAACGCCTCGTGATGCTGGGCACAGGCACGGACGCCATCACGGACGAAGAGGTCAGGCAGGTCTTGCCAAAGCCCCACGACAGGCTTCCGCGAGAGGAGCTGTCGCGCGCCTCGCTCGAGGAAGTCGAACGCCGGCACATCAAGCTGGTGCTCGATGCCTGTGACGGCAACAAGACACAGGCGGCCAAGATCCTGGCCATCGATTACAAGACGTTGCTGAGTAAGTTGAAGAAAGACGACCCGGACCGTTGATTCGACGTCTCTCGCGTTTCGCTCCTTCGGACGGAACGGGGTGTTTCGCTGTTGCGGCTTGCAGAAGATATTCACTTTTTCAATGAGACGCCTGCCTACCGGCCAAACCCATTTTCAGACGTTGCTCTCGCTTCTTGCGTCAGTCTCCCTGTTCGGGACACTCGGCTCATCGCTGTCGCCGGTGTACGCGCAACGCGGGGGCGACGTGTTTTCCAGCGACAGCGGGACCGGCAAGACCTGGTGGGACGTCAAGCGGAAGGACTATCCCGAATGCAAGGGGCTCGTGGACCAGCATGAGGAGATGACCGGTGATCTGTATCGGCTCGATGCCGAGGCCAAGCAGGCGGTCGAGCCCGAACGAAAGCAGATCGTTCAACAGATCAACGATCTCAGCCGTCAACGCACGAAGGTGCAGAAGCAGATCTTTGAGTGCATTCGTAAGCCCAGCAGCAAGGAATCGACCTCGCCCCCCTTGCTGAAAGGCAAAGTCGAGAAGGACGATTCACCTTCCGGCGAACCGGATAGGCCCCAAGCCAAACCTCCTTCCACAAGGGACAACGCGCCTCCTCCAACACGGAAGAGTCCTCCGCCTAAGAGCCCGCCATCTTCGACCAAGCAGGTACAGCCGCCAGGCCACCAACGGGAGCCGGAATCACCGGAATACGGTCTTTTTGGGCCGGGACAGCCTGACCCGATTTTCCTCTTTGCGGACGGCACCTCGAAAGGGATTGCGGAGTGCTTCGAAGAGGACGTGAAGCCTGAAAATATCCTGACCGGCGCCGTGATCGGGAGACTCAAGAAGTTTCAACGAATCGGACAAGCCGTCTCGACCATAGGAAAGGCGAACAACCTCGCGTCGATCTACGACCAGCTGAGGCAGTTCGACCCGACCATGAACGATTACCAGCTTGGCCGGTATCTCGCTCGGCTGTTGTGCGAAGGGCGAGACCTCCCCGACATTGGAGGCGGCACTCGTCGAAACCCGAACGGGTCGGATTCGGGCACACCAGGCAAATCGGCCGGAGTCGAAGACGTCCACAAGAAACGGCCGGATGACGAGGGGCCAGAAACCGGAGACAACGGCAACA
Coding sequences:
- the modA gene encoding molybdate ABC transporter substrate-binding protein, which codes for MKLVRLMFLLLAVALLPVSATSGHAFEQLVIAASPSLKGVLEQLATSFERSHPGIRVKLHFNAALAMRQGIAGMQNSMVGRYFIETGPIHLVAPGGDELISRLETKYYVLPGTKRSYAKDQLVLVVPESLVEAPESLEAMSRSTARLAVADHGLTYLGKQTQEALSSLGLGSTFAGRLHEATDSRGVVDHVLGGQADAGIVYGHEAVKEQERLRVVAVIQDGYQPAVHSMAMERYCPNRTLCETFLDFIQSAEGQSAVRRAGYAVPGS
- a CDS encoding substrate-binding domain-containing protein, with protein sequence MGVRHQAESADHFRNELKKLRTARGLSQGELASRAGVTRQAVSSIESNLYLPTTAVALRLAAVLSCRVEDLFSLARPIEPIRGTFIGTVSERDPSRPPVRVKVAMVGSRIVVRPVTGLGDVLSCTVGADGYLSEPLSPGEGATVEVMLSRDRHVIEQQISVAGCDPAIFLAGEHMRRRKDQTSVVGWTMGSMAALRSLQRGEVHVAGLHLFDPATGESNLPFVRRALKGSAYDVVTFATWEEGFLVRKGNPKSIRAAVDLADATVTFLNREEGSGARLLLDRQLREAGVDPAQVRGYDRMVFSHFEVARAIAGHHADVGIGIRSAAQYFDLDFVPLQSARYDLVVPKTYLKSHPTLANLFETIVSRPFRNEIEALGGYDTSETGKVHILRS
- a CDS encoding YezD family protein, whose amino-acid sequence is MDEQSGTHTQNHAGVEQAMPAALKGIRFGSVEILVHDSNVVRIERKEKTRFDK
- a CDS encoding amino acid racemase, whose amino-acid sequence is MTDTPLERPPHIGIIAGTAEGAALCYRTLCHEAEKFMGRHAHPEITLHTFSLRSYFDLIDRDDWSGVADLLSRSASTLANAGADLIICPNNTLHRAYDLVHSPVPWLHIAAVVSEEAAGRKFQRVGLLGTQTVMEGTIYLPHLTRRGIEPVIPDTQARIRIQHIIRTELIGGYSNPESRSYLREVIAELAATGAEAVILGCTELPLILSDELSPIPLLDSTRLLAGSALQRVTSRRRDPAVRNNRPVIAGHEEYSR
- a CDS encoding ABC transporter substrate-binding protein, which gives rise to MPLIISIACAAWFMVILPTFVAAGDTIRVGHFPNVTHVQGVVAQHLSRTGRGWFEERLGKDVKIEWYVYNAGPSAMEAILADSIDLAYVGPSPALNTYTKSGGEEIRIIAGAAAGGAALVVQPDSGLAKPADFRGKTIATPQLGNTQDVACRAWLSNGGLRITQTGGDAFIVPTANPEQFALFKSKKLDAVWTVEPWVSRLERDAGGKILVEQSKDSITVLVSSVKFLKSKRELVKRFAQAHRELTAWIVEHPDEAKRMIQQELVAETRAEVSADLIGLAWKRIALTGDVALDEYQHFLANAQRAGFIRQTPDLSRLIERLR
- a CDS encoding ABC transporter ATP-binding protein, which gives rise to MLAPEQAPVRVADTKLVLEHVSKWFKTRSLNVHALDDVTLRIAEGEFVCLVGPSGCGKSTLLNIIAGLDRADRGLVQADGQPITGPGPHRLMMFQEAALFPWLTVLGNVLFGLKLNSGLNAAERREKAEYFLELVGLKRFMHSNVHELSGGMKQRVALARALAPQPSVLLMDEPFAALDALTREQLYGDLQRIWSHHRKTIVFVTHNVREAVCLGSRVILFSPHPGRIREEFAIPLPRPRDINSVELARYATEITRVLKGYVQSEVAG
- a CDS encoding ABC transporter permease, whose amino-acid sequence is MIVRWLAAMLFFVGLVLAWHLVVQAHIWSPLLLPSPAGVFEYLRSAAQDGSLLEATVVTVRRLLIGYGLGIVVGLPLGLLTASSRWSHDTIGILALGLQTLPSVCWVPLALLWFGQTESAMLFVVVMGTLWSLIIATDNGVRTIPPIYTRAARSMGSTGLHTWTHVVLPAALPFLLSGMKQGWAFAWRSLMAAEIFVTILTGFGLGHLLHYGRELNAMDQVIGVMLVIVVIGLAVDKTLFAPIERFLHRRWGTAQH
- a CDS encoding ATP-binding protein gives rise to the protein MNRSPTGWFRHLSIGQKFLVSFGLILSLLALSLTALLFYLSRINSYVDRHKRITVPAIVTAADMQRDAYDLKLALHLHVERNSSDSLTETLAEMDRHTADIRNALDLYKRTHAARTHPVLYGMLEEHRRIDLADREDRAIEDIAASLAELTAAWKRLPVQIAPARPDMALTDRLMTRVLDGLNQLVEAHTQIDIEMKHEGDRLLGRARLIALALTLLLGLVIAATYVLATRHIARPLTTLAATADQVAHHDLTAQFMPWPSRDEVGTLAGSLATMLAGLREHSTALIRKTKELEAFTYSIAHDLKGPLREIEGFSSLLEKQFADSGDAQANHHIGVIRSSAIRLTHMIDALLKYSRLEQQELPKQRFNVRDMIQNLVNDRSASGQIADRAVHVDLPFDELYGEPVSVRQALANIFDNAVKFSRGRPNPDIRISGAEDPVQQVIRITDNGIGIEAAQTEKIFGLFERLHGPQDYEGTGVGLAIVKLVMDKHHGRVWVESTPGTGSTFSLAFPHGNIGT
- a CDS encoding sigma-54 dependent transcriptional regulator, with protein sequence MRALIIDDEEYVRLVLQQALREEGCEVTAAKNGKIGIELLQSTTFDFVVTDLRMPGIDGKAVLKWVKEHQAEVDVVVLTGHGDVKDAVEAMRRGAWDFLIKDTPFDATVVKSALAKLRTMRALRKENLAARHGGFSRDVIVEGTSHAWRQLRTQITKVAPSNAPILIQGETGSGKEVVARLLHDLSTRASGPFLSVNCGAVNRELLESELFGHERGSFTGATSPKQGLVEAAEGGTLFLDEIGEMPGPMQVTLLRFLDRGEYRPVGSTRTLHADVRLVGATNQDIQALVGQGRFREDLFYRINTVTLQVPPLRERTEDIAPLAEHLLHNVRAPGSSIRRLSANALGRLTSYRWPGNIRELRNVIERLVMLGTGTDAITDEEVRQVLPKPHDRLPREELSRASLEEVERRHIKLVLDACDGNKTQAAKILAIDYKTLLSKLKKDDPDR